From the Mammaliicoccus sciuri genome, the window TACTTTCTTTTATCTATTTTTTGAGCTATAAAGTTTCCTAACATTTGTATGATAAATACACTGATAATGATGATGATTGAGAAATACATGATTTCATTTTCATAACTTTGATAACCGTATCTGATTGCGAAATCACCTATTCCACCACCGCCAACAATACCCATGACTGTTGAATAAGACACCATGCTTACTGTCGTCGTTGTATATGCCAATATAATGCCGCTACGTGATTCAACTAATATGAAATGCCAAATATATTTATATGTTGAGGCACCTAGAGATTCTGCTAAGACTTTAATATCACCAGGAATATCTAATAATACTTGCTCAACCAATCTTGAAAATATCGCAATACCTACAATACTTAAAGGGATAATCGACGGGTATGGACCAAACGCACTCCCTAAAATCATGCGTGTAAGTGGGATTAAACTGATTACAAATAGTAAGTACGGGAATGAACGTATAAATGTAATCAAGAAATTAAATGACCAATAATAATTGATATTTAACGCTTTAATACTTGGGTTTAATAAAAATAATGCGATGCCTAGGGGTAGTCCAACTAGTAAAGTGATGAGCATCGAATAACCTAACATGATGCACGTTTCTTGTAAGGACTGAATCAATTCTGGTAAGTAGTAATTTATCTTCTCTAAAAATGTCATTCTTCTAAACTCTGCCTAACATTCTCTAAATAAGAATTCGGGTTTCTTTCTACACTTACTACTTTATTATCCATAACCTCTAACAATTGACCGTCCTCCATAACACATACTTTTTCACATAATTGTTTAACAACACTCAATTCATGCGTCACAAAAATAATCGTAATGTTGTATGCTTTATTCACTTTCTTCAACATCTTAATGATGATTTCCGTGTTATGTTCATCTAAACTACTTGTCGCCTCATCACACAATAAAATATCCGGGTTTCTCACGAGTGCTCTTGCTAATGCAACACGTTGTTTCTCACCACCGGATAATTATGCTGGATAATAATCCTTTTTATCATTTAACCCTACAAACCCTATTAATTCATCTACTTTCGCTTTATCTTGCTGATTAATAATTTTTAAAGGCAAAGCGATATTTTGCTGAACGTTAAGGTTATTCAACAAATTATAATTTTGAAATACCATGCCTATTTTTTCTTTATACTTCCTTACAACACGCTTTGATAATGCTTCTGTATCTTTCCCGTCAAAAACAATGCGCCCTTCTGTTGGTTGTTCTATTAAATTCAGCAATCTCAGTAACGTCGACTTTCCCGAACCATTTTTGCCGACAATACCTGTAACAGATCCTGGTTCTATCGTTAAAGAAAAATCTTTTATAGCAAAATTGTCATTATATTTTTTTGAAACATTTTCTAATTTATACAACTTTATACTCCTGTAAAATTATTTTAATAAAGAAACCTATTTTCATTATCTAATAATTGAAATCGATAATCAATATCAATTAATACATTTAAGTATTCTTTCTTTCACAACAATGTAAAAAGTTGAGTCCTTTCAACCTTATCTAGTATGATAGACTTGTAATGAAGATATCTTTTCTAAAAGGAGCGAAAGTAAAATGAACGAAGCAGCAAAAACATTAGATGGTTGGTACAGCTTACATTTATTTTATGCAATTGATTGGGCAAGCTTAAAAACTGTACCTGAAGAAGATCGAAACACAATAATCAGCGAATTCAAGACTTTCCTTGAAGCGTTGGAAACAGTTCATAATAATAAAGAAGGTTCTCATGCTTTCTATAACATAACAGGCCAAAAAGCAGACTTAATGTTATGGTTCTTAAGACCAGACGTTAAACAATTAAA encodes:
- a CDS encoding P-loop NTPase family protein, with the protein product MRNPDILLCDEATSSLDEHNTEIIIKMLKKVNKAYNITIIFVTHELSVVKQLCEKVCVMEDGQLLEVMDNKVVSVERNPNSYLENVRQSLEE
- a CDS encoding methionine ABC transporter permease; amino-acid sequence: MTFLEKINYYLPELIQSLQETCIMLGYSMLITLLVGLPLGIALFLLNPSIKALNINYYWSFNFLITFIRSFPYLLFVISLIPLTRMILGSAFGPYPSIIPLSIVGIAIFSRLVEQVLLDIPGDIKVLAESLGASTYKYIWHFILVESRSGIILAYTTTTVSMVSYSTVMGIVGGGGIGDFAIRYGYQSYENEIMYFSIIIIISVFIIQMLGNFIAQKIDKRK